In Treponema denticola, one genomic interval encodes:
- the flgK gene encoding flagellar hook-associated protein FlgK, which translates to MATFDAIELGKRSLFAHQQSIQTAGHNISNSSTKGYTRQRVNLDAFEPLYRPDLTRAETPGQIGQGVTIASITRLRDELLDQRIIGATDDLGYWETRNSYIALLEQVHNEPEDISVRTRMDQFWEAWQELSLYPESDAARQVVRTRTETLTDAIHHQFRGLQGIRDMVHGDIEATVKQVNDLTGRIAKLNEEIVKVKAMGDNPNDLMDKRDLLTEKLSSLIDISVDKRDEDETYVIHTAGLEIVQGRTHRTFDFKASTENDKYADVIWEDSGNLAHFESGKLAALIELRDTDIRNEIRKLDTMTMNFVDLVNDVHRNAMSPNGKTGIDFFKEQYFINNTLGNFDRNGDGEYDSSYIFRITGTNTLDPREQIGLEGTLTLSSGDGIVQVPYYSTDMVSDLVERINRSGSEVAAYLDQNNKLVLKGMTSLDKENPDFVIRHIEDSGRFLAGYSGVLSQAGPEGAYDWGRANAVDVLAGAQYAVSPIAHPSGWMEINPVIKSDIQNIASGYKGPEGVAYPGDNRAALAIAAIRNTPVMVGHSATFDDFFADTVTEIGLKGEQAEMTLNTQIAIVKELHDMRDSVSGVNIDEELSDIIKFQHGYNASARFVSVINEMIDTVINRMGV; encoded by the coding sequence ATGGCGACATTTGATGCAATAGAATTAGGAAAAAGGAGTTTGTTTGCTCACCAACAGTCGATTCAAACGGCAGGTCACAATATTTCGAATTCTTCGACAAAGGGATATACAAGGCAGAGGGTAAACCTCGATGCTTTTGAGCCTCTTTACAGACCCGATTTAACCAGAGCTGAAACGCCCGGGCAAATAGGACAGGGTGTTACCATAGCTTCGATTACCCGATTAAGGGATGAACTTTTAGATCAAAGAATTATAGGGGCTACCGATGACCTTGGTTATTGGGAAACAAGAAATTCTTATATAGCCCTTTTGGAACAGGTTCACAATGAGCCCGAAGACATTTCCGTCCGAACCCGAATGGACCAATTTTGGGAGGCTTGGCAGGAATTGTCGCTCTACCCTGAGTCGGATGCTGCCCGTCAGGTTGTCCGCACCCGAACCGAAACCTTAACGGATGCCATTCATCATCAATTCCGCGGTTTGCAGGGCATAAGGGACATGGTACACGGCGACATAGAAGCAACCGTAAAGCAGGTTAACGACTTAACAGGCCGGATAGCCAAACTAAACGAAGAAATAGTTAAAGTTAAGGCTATGGGGGACAATCCCAATGACTTGATGGACAAAAGAGACCTTTTAACCGAAAAACTTTCTTCTCTTATAGATATTTCCGTAGATAAAAGAGATGAAGACGAAACATATGTTATTCATACGGCCGGTTTGGAAATAGTACAGGGAAGAACACACCGAACATTCGATTTTAAGGCTTCAACGGAAAACGATAAATATGCAGATGTTATCTGGGAAGATTCCGGTAATTTAGCTCATTTTGAATCGGGTAAACTAGCCGCTTTGATTGAACTTAGGGATACGGATATTCGAAACGAAATCAGAAAACTGGATACAATGACAATGAACTTTGTCGATTTGGTAAACGATGTCCACAGAAATGCTATGAGTCCCAACGGAAAAACAGGCATCGATTTTTTTAAGGAACAATATTTTATAAACAATACCCTCGGTAATTTTGACAGAAACGGAGACGGAGAATATGATTCTTCCTATATCTTCAGAATAACCGGAACAAACACCCTTGATCCGCGTGAACAAATAGGACTTGAAGGAACTTTAACCCTTTCTTCGGGGGACGGTATTGTGCAGGTACCCTATTATTCGACGGATATGGTTTCAGATCTTGTAGAAAGGATTAACAGATCAGGCTCCGAAGTGGCTGCTTACCTTGACCAAAACAATAAACTTGTTTTAAAAGGTATGACAAGCCTTGATAAAGAAAATCCTGACTTTGTTATCCGGCATATCGAGGATTCGGGAAGATTTTTAGCAGGCTATTCCGGTGTGCTTTCTCAGGCCGGGCCGGAAGGTGCCTATGATTGGGGAAGAGCAAATGCGGTTGATGTATTGGCAGGAGCCCAATATGCGGTTTCTCCTATAGCCCATCCTTCAGGCTGGATGGAAATAAATCCCGTAATCAAAAGCGATATACAAAATATAGCTTCGGGCTATAAGGGCCCCGAAGGAGTCGCCTATCCGGGAGACAACAGAGCTGCTCTTGCAATAGCCGCAATCAGAAATACTCCCGTAATGGTAGGGCACTCAGCCACTTTTGACGACTTTTTTGCCGATACTGTAACCGAAATCGGTCTAAAAGGCGAGCAGGCAGAAATGACCTTAAACACACAGATAGCTATTGTAAAGGAATTACACGATATGAGAGATTCCGTATCGGGCGTAAACATAGACGAAGAACTATCGGATATTATCAAATTTCAGCACGGATACAACGCTTCTGCAAGATTTGTTTCGGTAATCAACGAAATGATAGACACAGTTATAAACAGAATGGGTGTCTAG
- a CDS encoding flagellar hook-associated protein 3, giving the protein MMKRISTNIQHTDSNFSMRNQESRLHNLNNQIQSQRRINQLRDDPVSAGHSVRYKSYLARLERFEKNTKTLRDQYMSAETYMNNSLQVVQRLRELSVQGANGTYTPDDLKDMAAEADELLKELVQNGNAVNSDGVRVFSGTKSFTEPFETVMGDVDGAGSALITQVRYNGTVDSKEVETDELSFMRADQAGNRVFWAERQILISETDARNFVIKEDTSIEVDGVEIPLIAGDNVYAIMSKINDSGAAVKASLDPITSGLNLTTTDARQLWLRDAEGSTVLSELGLIKAEQRPPYNLANSVRVSGGSLFDAAIAVRDAFLSGDQEALGGKILGSLDEGIHNLTTRMAETGSKYARAEVILARIDTQTLNVTAAESREADLDITKAITDLKMFEHTHQASLSVLGRLYRDSLLNYLR; this is encoded by the coding sequence ATGATGAAAAGAATTAGTACGAATATTCAGCACACGGACAGCAATTTTTCGATGAGGAATCAGGAGTCGAGGCTTCATAATCTAAATAATCAGATTCAGTCCCAACGAAGGATAAACCAGCTTAGAGATGACCCCGTTTCCGCAGGTCACTCGGTAAGATATAAATCCTACCTTGCCCGCCTCGAAAGGTTTGAAAAGAACACAAAAACCTTGAGAGATCAATATATGTCGGCCGAAACCTATATGAATAATTCGCTCCAAGTTGTTCAGCGTTTAAGAGAGCTTTCAGTACAGGGAGCAAACGGAACCTATACGCCGGACGACTTAAAAGATATGGCAGCCGAGGCCGATGAGCTTTTAAAAGAACTTGTTCAAAACGGAAATGCCGTAAACTCGGACGGTGTCAGAGTTTTTTCGGGAACAAAAAGTTTTACCGAGCCCTTTGAAACCGTGATGGGAGATGTGGACGGAGCAGGTTCCGCCCTTATAACTCAGGTAAGATACAACGGCACAGTCGATTCAAAGGAAGTTGAAACAGATGAGCTTTCTTTTATGAGGGCAGATCAGGCCGGAAACAGGGTATTTTGGGCCGAGCGGCAAATTCTTATCTCGGAAACCGATGCCCGAAACTTTGTCATAAAAGAAGATACAAGCATCGAGGTTGACGGAGTTGAGATTCCCTTAATTGCAGGCGACAATGTTTATGCAATTATGTCAAAGATAAACGATTCGGGAGCTGCAGTAAAAGCAAGCCTTGACCCGATAACAAGCGGCTTAAACCTTACAACTACCGATGCCCGCCAGCTTTGGCTGAGAGATGCGGAAGGAAGCACCGTTTTATCCGAATTGGGCTTGATAAAGGCCGAACAAAGACCGCCCTACAATTTGGCAAATTCGGTACGCGTTTCGGGAGGCTCTCTTTTTGATGCAGCCATTGCCGTCCGCGATGCCTTCCTTTCGGGAGATCAAGAAGCCTTGGGTGGAAAGATTTTGGGAAGCCTCGATGAGGGCATACATAATCTTACTACAAGAATGGCCGAAACAGGTTCCAAGTATGCAAGAGCCGAAGTTATCTTGGCACGAATTGATACGCAAACATTAAATGTAACGGCAGCAGAATCACGCGAAGCCGACTTGGATATTACAAAGGCGATAACCGACCTAAAGATGTTTGAACATACGCATCAAGCTTCTTTAAGCGTATTGGGAAGACTTTACAGGGATTCGCTTTTAAACTACTTAAGATAA
- a CDS encoding flagellar assembly protein FliW, whose protein sequence is MEIKTKAMGLVEIQDEQIIELVDGFYGFEEFHKYALLDSGKEPFFWVQSLDDENLAFIVIDPFLFRPDYELDIDDELLKPIEAESPKDLLVFALVTIPPAGSPITANLQGPLIINKKNKKAFQAVLNDGKWNTKHDILAELNAAGRN, encoded by the coding sequence ATGGAAATTAAGACAAAAGCTATGGGGCTTGTTGAGATTCAGGATGAACAGATAATAGAATTGGTTGACGGATTTTACGGATTTGAAGAATTTCATAAATACGCCTTGTTGGATTCGGGAAAGGAGCCCTTCTTTTGGGTTCAATCCCTTGACGATGAAAATTTAGCCTTCATCGTTATCGATCCCTTTTTGTTCAGACCCGATTATGAGCTGGATATAGATGATGAGCTCTTAAAGCCTATTGAGGCAGAATCTCCTAAAGACCTATTGGTTTTTGCCCTTGTTACCATTCCGCCTGCGGGAAGCCCGATTACGGCAAATTTACAGGGGCCTCTTATCATAAACAAAAAGAATAAGAAGGCTTTTCAGGCTGTCTTAAATGACGGAAAATGGAATACCAAACACGACATTCTTGCAGAGCTGAATGCTGCGGGGAGGAACTGA
- the csrA gene encoding carbon storage regulator CsrA: protein MLILSRKTNQKILIGDNIEITIIDIRGDQVKIGVDAPSSVKVFREEIYQEIQNENRAALVRDTKLNLPELHIKKTKV from the coding sequence ATGCTCATACTGTCCCGTAAAACAAACCAAAAAATTCTAATAGGCGATAATATAGAAATTACCATAATCGATATTCGGGGGGATCAGGTAAAGATAGGTGTAGATGCACCGTCTTCGGTCAAGGTTTTCCGTGAAGAAATCTACCAAGAAATTCAAAACGAAAACAGGGCAGCCTTAGTCCGCGATACAAAACTTAATCTACCCGAACTGCATATTAAAAAAACTAAAGTATAG
- a CDS encoding CpXC domain-containing protein: MKIHCPCDKSFEIEHNYTVNLDKEPEILKKIADGSYLTFKCPQCGRNVRSEIKTRIEWPSKKIVLLFVPEADRIACLSSCSGLKEINENTKKEKKIEYEKSDETPVIGYAELAERLAVIEAGLDPHAMEVVKFFVLDSGKDIKGKKIKMFFHAVTKTGSFEFYVYGLKEDQVAVMNIPVKIYDSVCADIKNKKKSEVFKAVYLGNYLSYQNIFTEGRD; this comes from the coding sequence ATGAAAATACATTGTCCGTGCGATAAAAGTTTTGAAATAGAGCATAATTATACCGTTAATTTGGATAAAGAACCGGAAATATTAAAAAAAATAGCAGATGGGTCATATTTGACATTTAAGTGTCCTCAATGCGGGAGAAATGTTCGTTCAGAGATAAAAACTAGAATAGAATGGCCTTCAAAGAAGATCGTTTTGCTCTTTGTTCCCGAAGCTGATAGGATCGCTTGTCTTTCAAGCTGTTCAGGTTTAAAAGAAATCAACGAAAATACAAAAAAAGAAAAAAAGATAGAATATGAAAAATCTGATGAAACTCCGGTTATAGGTTATGCGGAGTTAGCAGAGCGTCTTGCAGTCATTGAAGCCGGCCTTGATCCCCATGCGATGGAAGTAGTGAAATTCTTTGTATTGGACAGCGGAAAGGATATAAAGGGCAAAAAGATAAAAATGTTTTTTCATGCTGTAACAAAAACAGGTAGCTTTGAGTTTTATGTTTATGGTTTAAAAGAAGACCAGGTTGCAGTTATGAATATTCCGGTAAAAATATATGATTCCGTTTGTGCCGACATAAAGAATAAAAAGAAATCGGAGGTCTTTAAGGCAGTCTATTTGGGAAACTATCTTTCATATCAAAATATTTTTACAGAGGGCAGGGATTAG
- a CDS encoding WD40 repeat domain-containing protein: protein MLKKYLYLFFACLCFFINAQDNSYLPWSDVAETSETSAQENKNTENTAPQNSNAESNSQGQVSNTENISSQAETGNANSDGAKTETNTGSISETQVQAEEPKINILVFAQAMSQVLALDKELYAKNSKASYIEKDKLRSAKVVHKFSGGVTEIMNSGTLPIFFAAGKDGFVTRYSYPKFEPDTWQLSSMPIQKIAVHPKGKLIAVYETNGFSIHQVSLWDWATKKAVFSKRLSDSVVSLSWSANGTYLFIGNRSTDGITVLDTKGIVQNIYQEAPGIVFLAATSASEKNIVTYGESGRLVYTDISKKKKIKEFRTENKLESPNLIKNFTRIIGYKDNNVYVIDAVTGKTISQHSARYALFASKIQDSVPIWIERTKRKNEWCIRQGDASSKGFYVPENSKITAARHIKNHMIIGTQDGSIYMLGLNDDSSVELERPLIYSSSKVDAITSDGSVLYILKDGTIYAQDSPKEKPYAIAEGFKANKFTFYSNGFLLWSDAKKGTSVSHYSLDTKAVRKIITPKETVISLSVYKNFFLYVESFSGVSIVNFDTGKKEFVYNAPGIQSAVQVDDSTIVIAKSSIGRAQSPVFIINTLTEETGPIAIEGNLAFSLEQNSSRPNNLVCFLVGNLPSTKTELLTIGLNRMNLIDSTFKAVLSYKEEDVDAFLEASGSDILTNLGKTSLVHYSSSSNQARRLLRSYGFPKDALILKKVFVSLNFGDTLSWYDRKTGALLQTINIE, encoded by the coding sequence ATGCTCAAAAAATACCTTTACCTATTTTTTGCTTGTCTTTGCTTTTTTATAAATGCTCAAGATAATAGTTATCTCCCTTGGAGCGATGTTGCCGAAACTAGTGAAACTTCTGCTCAAGAAAATAAAAATACCGAAAATACGGCTCCTCAAAACAGCAATGCCGAAAGCAATTCACAGGGGCAAGTTTCCAATACAGAAAATATATCTTCTCAGGCTGAAACCGGAAATGCTAATTCGGACGGGGCTAAAACTGAAACAAATACCGGCAGTATTTCTGAAACTCAGGTACAAGCAGAAGAGCCTAAGATAAACATTCTTGTTTTTGCTCAGGCTATGTCTCAAGTTCTTGCTTTAGACAAGGAGCTTTATGCAAAAAACTCAAAAGCAAGCTATATTGAAAAAGATAAACTGCGTTCAGCTAAAGTTGTGCATAAATTTTCGGGAGGTGTTACCGAGATAATGAATTCAGGAACCTTGCCCATATTTTTTGCAGCCGGTAAGGACGGATTTGTAACGCGTTACTCCTATCCTAAATTTGAGCCTGATACTTGGCAGCTTTCGAGTATGCCCATACAAAAAATAGCCGTACATCCTAAAGGAAAACTTATTGCCGTATACGAAACAAACGGATTCAGCATTCATCAAGTTTCTCTTTGGGACTGGGCAACAAAGAAGGCTGTATTTTCAAAGCGTTTATCCGATTCGGTCGTATCCCTTTCATGGTCGGCCAATGGAACCTACCTTTTTATAGGAAACAGATCTACGGACGGTATTACGGTCTTAGATACAAAAGGGATTGTACAAAATATTTACCAAGAAGCTCCGGGGATAGTATTTTTGGCCGCAACTTCTGCGAGCGAAAAAAATATAGTAACATACGGAGAATCAGGACGCTTGGTTTATACGGATATATCAAAGAAAAAAAAGATAAAAGAATTCAGAACCGAAAATAAATTGGAAAGTCCCAACCTTATAAAAAATTTTACCCGCATTATCGGATATAAGGATAATAATGTTTATGTGATTGATGCCGTAACAGGAAAAACCATATCTCAACATTCTGCCCGTTATGCTCTTTTTGCTTCTAAAATTCAAGATTCCGTACCTATCTGGATTGAAAGGACAAAGCGTAAAAATGAATGGTGTATAAGACAGGGCGATGCTTCTTCAAAAGGTTTTTATGTTCCGGAAAATTCAAAAATAACGGCAGCCCGTCATATAAAAAATCATATGATAATAGGGACTCAGGACGGCTCCATCTATATGCTGGGTTTAAATGATGATTCTTCAGTTGAGCTTGAAAGACCTCTTATATACTCTTCATCAAAAGTCGATGCTATTACCAGCGATGGATCTGTTTTGTATATATTAAAGGACGGGACAATTTATGCTCAAGATTCTCCTAAAGAAAAACCATACGCAATAGCTGAAGGCTTTAAGGCGAATAAATTTACTTTTTATAGTAACGGATTTTTGTTATGGTCCGATGCAAAGAAAGGAACCTCAGTATCTCATTATTCTCTTGATACAAAGGCTGTAAGAAAAATAATTACGCCGAAAGAAACTGTAATATCACTTTCGGTTTATAAAAACTTCTTCTTGTATGTAGAATCATTTAGCGGTGTTTCTATTGTAAATTTCGATACCGGAAAAAAAGAATTTGTGTATAATGCCCCAGGAATTCAAAGCGCTGTTCAGGTAGACGATTCTACTATTGTGATAGCAAAAAGTTCAATAGGCAGGGCTCAAAGCCCCGTATTTATAATAAATACCCTAACTGAAGAAACCGGCCCTATAGCCATAGAAGGAAATCTGGCTTTTTCGCTTGAACAGAATTCTTCAAGACCAAACAATCTTGTATGTTTTTTAGTAGGAAATCTTCCCTCAACCAAAACGGAATTATTGACCATAGGTTTAAACCGTATGAATTTAATAGACAGTACTTTTAAAGCCGTCCTTTCCTACAAAGAAGAAGATGTGGATGCCTTTTTGGAAGCTTCAGGTTCCGATATCTTAACCAATTTGGGGAAGACATCTCTTGTACATTATAGTTCATCTTCAAACCAAGCCAGAAGATTGCTCCGTTCTTATGGATTTCCAAAAGATGCTCTGATTTTAAAAAAGGTTTTTGTTAGTCTTAATTTCGGTGATACTCTTTCATGGTATGACCGTAAAACCGGAGCTCTTTTACAAACAATAAATATAGAGTAA
- a CDS encoding carbohydrate ABC transporter substrate-binding protein produces MKKIIIVFFIMVSIIFVSCSKTEEDKIAVIWTDRAEFVSYCEVFNNSQNDYKIIVEYKKNPADALINAETPPDIVIGSWLKGKSARVKFKKINNLFGEKKIDKNDFYPALLNLGSISGNQYLLPISFNLPMIIFSSANKFKTDNDFSISPDEIRNFSIQFNKMNKGAYTAMGFSPRWSDDFLYMNTKGFNASFEEENDFFSWNDKSLQNAINYIRTWSEEVNSSAGAEDEFKFKYLYDSPYVLVKNGKCLFYYASSDDIFSTPQKHLENIDFRWLSFNGKTPLKDDILYGGICSKSKNSRAAEAFFIWFFRVKTQELLLNRADEMDLMINPFGLAGGFSALRQVTEKLLPRYYPLLLAHLPQTQSFYAPHILPSNWPVLKREILMPYLKDACNTDLYPGPIPSLNKRIAEWYKNQ; encoded by the coding sequence ATGAAAAAGATAATTATTGTATTTTTTATCATGGTGTCAATAATTTTTGTATCTTGTTCAAAAACCGAAGAAGATAAGATTGCGGTTATTTGGACTGATAGGGCAGAATTTGTTTCTTATTGTGAGGTCTTTAATAACTCTCAAAATGATTATAAGATTATTGTAGAATATAAAAAAAATCCTGCCGATGCTCTTATAAATGCAGAAACTCCTCCCGACATTGTTATAGGTTCTTGGCTTAAGGGTAAATCCGCCCGAGTAAAATTTAAAAAAATAAATAATTTATTCGGCGAAAAAAAAATAGATAAAAACGATTTTTATCCGGCCTTATTAAATTTGGGAAGTATTTCGGGAAATCAATACCTTTTACCTATAAGTTTTAACCTGCCAATGATTATTTTTTCCTCGGCAAATAAATTTAAAACGGATAATGATTTTTCGATTTCGCCGGATGAAATTAGAAACTTTTCAATTCAATTTAACAAAATGAATAAAGGTGCCTATACCGCAATGGGCTTTTCACCTCGCTGGTCTGATGACTTTTTGTATATGAATACAAAGGGATTTAATGCTTCTTTTGAAGAGGAGAATGATTTTTTTTCATGGAACGATAAATCGCTTCAAAATGCAATAAATTATATAAGGACATGGAGTGAAGAGGTTAACTCTTCTGCCGGGGCTGAAGATGAATTTAAGTTTAAATATCTATATGATTCTCCATATGTTTTAGTAAAAAACGGAAAGTGCCTTTTTTATTATGCTTCCAGTGATGATATATTTTCTACCCCTCAAAAACACTTAGAAAATATAGATTTTAGATGGCTGTCTTTTAACGGTAAAACACCCTTAAAAGACGATATATTGTATGGCGGTATTTGCAGTAAATCAAAAAATTCTAGAGCTGCCGAAGCTTTTTTTATTTGGTTTTTTCGGGTTAAAACTCAAGAGCTGCTTCTAAACCGAGCCGATGAGATGGATTTGATGATAAATCCTTTCGGACTTGCAGGGGGCTTTTCGGCTCTACGTCAAGTAACTGAAAAATTATTGCCGCGTTATTATCCCTTACTGCTGGCTCATTTGCCCCAAACTCAAAGCTTTTATGCTCCTCATATTTTACCCAGTAATTGGCCTGTGTTAAAACGAGAAATACTAATGCCTTATTTAAAGGATGCATGTAACACGGATCTTTATCCGGGGCCTATACCTTCTCTTAATAAAAGAATAGCAGAGTGGTATAAAAATCAATAG
- a CDS encoding AMP-dependent synthetase/ligase — protein sequence MQTIDDLGKYTFSALLKNSVTKFSDRPALSYVSGKAITYLELNENVNSVKKLLYSLGIKPHDKVAIFSTSSPQWAISYFAIVTLGAVAVPLLPDFNESEASSCLKHSGARAIFAGEKLLAKLNNTEKLDIIINIHDFAVKKGEVKTDSPLPVHECKEEDIASIIYTSGTTGRSKGVVLTHKNLIFTAIAGQHCQRINQYEAALSILPMSHVYEFTIGFLMFMLNGACIYYLEGPPIPRNLLPALQKIRPHFMLSVPIVIEKIYKQKILPAFNASPLIKKIYGTKLGRKLLCRKAGKKLKKTFGGRLKFFGIGGSKTDPVVEQFMVDAKFPYAIGYGLTETSPLIAYSAVYKTTPGVIGGTIPGVEIKIGDQDPQTGIGELLVKGPNVMQGYYNAPDLTREAFTEDGWFKTGDLCAMDEKGRISLKGRSKNMILGAAGENIYPEDIEFVLNQHPLVSEALVVEGENTSLVAYVRLQDAIGDAVSGISNAIMHKREEVLNEIRFFVNSKVNKFSKIDKIELVEEFEKTASQKIKRYLYSLRHGKPQTEEVKR from the coding sequence ATGCAGACTATAGATGATCTTGGGAAGTATACATTTTCAGCTTTGTTAAAAAATTCGGTTACTAAGTTTTCCGATAGACCGGCTCTTTCTTATGTCTCAGGAAAGGCTATAACTTATTTAGAATTAAATGAAAATGTAAATTCAGTAAAAAAATTATTATATTCTTTGGGTATAAAGCCTCATGATAAGGTAGCAATCTTCAGCACAAGCTCGCCTCAGTGGGCAATTTCGTATTTTGCTATAGTAACACTCGGAGCCGTCGCCGTGCCTCTTTTACCTGATTTTAATGAAAGTGAAGCTTCATCTTGTTTAAAACATTCAGGAGCAAGAGCTATATTTGCAGGCGAAAAACTTTTGGCAAAGTTAAACAATACCGAGAAATTAGATATCATAATCAACATACATGACTTTGCAGTAAAAAAGGGAGAAGTAAAGACGGACAGTCCCCTGCCTGTGCATGAATGTAAGGAAGAAGACATAGCTTCAATTATTTATACATCAGGAACTACAGGCCGTTCTAAGGGCGTTGTCCTTACACATAAAAACCTTATCTTTACTGCTATTGCGGGTCAGCACTGTCAACGCATAAACCAATATGAGGCAGCCCTTTCAATATTACCCATGTCCCATGTTTATGAGTTTACAATAGGCTTTTTAATGTTTATGCTGAACGGAGCCTGTATCTACTACCTTGAAGGCCCTCCTATTCCTCGAAACCTCCTGCCGGCTCTTCAAAAAATAAGGCCTCATTTTATGTTGAGTGTTCCTATTGTAATCGAAAAAATATATAAACAAAAAATTCTACCGGCCTTTAATGCAAGTCCTCTTATAAAGAAGATTTACGGAACAAAACTCGGAAGAAAATTATTATGCCGTAAGGCCGGAAAAAAGCTAAAAAAGACCTTCGGAGGCCGTCTTAAATTTTTCGGTATCGGAGGTTCAAAAACCGATCCCGTTGTTGAGCAATTTATGGTTGATGCAAAATTTCCCTATGCAATAGGCTACGGCCTTACCGAAACTTCTCCATTGATTGCTTATTCTGCAGTGTACAAAACTACTCCCGGCGTAATAGGCGGTACCATTCCGGGTGTAGAAATAAAAATAGGGGATCAAGACCCTCAAACAGGAATAGGCGAGCTTTTAGTAAAAGGCCCCAATGTAATGCAAGGCTATTACAATGCTCCGGACTTAACAAGGGAAGCCTTTACCGAAGACGGCTGGTTTAAAACCGGCGACCTATGCGCCATGGATGAGAAGGGAAGGATTAGCTTAAAAGGGAGATCTAAAAATATGATTTTAGGGGCTGCAGGAGAAAATATCTATCCTGAGGATATAGAATTTGTTCTAAACCAGCATCCCCTTGTATCCGAAGCCCTTGTTGTCGAAGGAGAAAACACATCCTTAGTCGCCTATGTCCGCTTACAGGATGCTATAGGAGATGCCGTTTCAGGGATTTCCAATGCGATAATGCATAAGCGAGAAGAGGTGCTAAACGAGATAAGATTTTTTGTCAACTCAAAGGTCAACAAGTTCTCAAAGATAGATAAAATTGAACTTGTAGAAGAGTTCGAAAAAACTGCAAGCCAAAAAATAAAGCGCTATCTTTATTCTCTGCGGCATGGAAAACCTCAAACAGAAGAAGTAAAAAGATAA
- a CDS encoding ParB N-terminal domain-containing protein, with the protein MQIPIEEVKIRQRARKEFIEIEELAESLNRVGLLNPIIVDQNKVLIAGQRRLEAAKKLGWKTIEARVLSVEDESLALDIEIEENVQRQQFSDEELLNAFTRLNRLKDPGFFVRIWRSIKAFFKRLFGKRKK; encoded by the coding sequence ATGCAGATTCCTATAGAGGAAGTAAAGATAAGGCAAAGAGCCAGAAAAGAATTTATAGAAATTGAAGAGCTGGCAGAGAGCCTAAACCGCGTAGGGCTTTTAAATCCGATTATTGTAGATCAAAATAAGGTTCTTATCGCTGGCCAACGAAGATTGGAAGCCGCAAAAAAACTGGGATGGAAAACTATCGAAGCCAGAGTTCTTTCCGTAGAGGATGAAAGCCTTGCTCTCGATATCGAGATTGAAGAAAATGTGCAAAGACAGCAGTTTTCGGATGAAGAACTTTTAAATGCTTTTACGCGTCTTAACCGCTTAAAAGATCCGGGATTTTTTGTAAGAATCTGGCGTTCAATAAAAGCCTTTTTTAAGCGGCTCTTCGGCAAAAGGAAAAAATAG